The following coding sequences lie in one Sesamum indicum cultivar Zhongzhi No. 13 linkage group LG9, S_indicum_v1.0, whole genome shotgun sequence genomic window:
- the LOC105171227 gene encoding transcription factor MYB39-like, which yields MGRSPCCDESGLKKGPWTPEEDDKLIKYIQKHGHGSWRALPKLAGLNRCGKSCRLRWTNYLRPDIKRGKFSQEEEQTILNLHAILGNKWSAIATHLPGRTDNEIKNFWNTHLKKKLIQMGFDPMTHRPRTDIFSNLNNLIALANLIENPMWEEQAMRLQAEAVQMARLSQYLQYISTTLPSIPDITTFSLLNSPKDSPILTSAPSLSYFQDQSAPFAHLPNLQTACDIQASECATGKNLAAGPSPSSPWQMPEDISPLAAAAPVTETSITNTGDVCSSSSYGGNQMWSELLDDPLFNEIA from the exons ATGGGAAGGTCTCCCTGCTGCGATGAGAGTGGTCTGAAGAAAGGTCCATGGACTCCTGAAGAAGATGACAAGCTCATCAAGTACATCCAGAAACATGGCCATGGAAGCTGGAGAGCCCTCCCCAAACTTGcag GCCTGAACAGATGTGGAAAGAGTTGTCGGCTTCGTTGGACGAACTATCTCCGGCCCGATATCAAGAGAGGAAAGTTCTCTCAAGAAGAGGAGCAAACTATCCTCAATCTCCATGCCATTCTTGGCAACAA GTGGTCGGCGATCGCAACGCACCTGCCGGGGAGAACAGATAATGAGATCAAGAACTTCTGGAACACTCATCTGAAGAAGAAGCTGATCCAGATGGGGTTCGACCCGATGACCCACCGTCCCCGGACCGACATTTTCTCTAACCTTAATAATCTCATAGCTCTTGCTAACCTCATCGAAAACCCTATGTGGGAAGAACAAGCCATGCGACTCCAAGCCGAAGCCGTTCAGATGGCTCGCCTCAGTCAGTACTTGCAGTACATTAGCACAACTCTCCCTTCGATCCCAGATATCACAACTTTCAGTCTTTTGAACTCACCCAAAGACAGCCCTATCTTGACTTCGGCGCCGTCGCTGAGCTATTTTCAAGATCAGTCGGCTCCGTTCGCCCATTTGCCGAACTTACAGACCGCCTGCGACATCCAAGCTTCTGAATGCGCAACAGGGAAGAACTTGGCAGCCGGACCATCGCCGTCTTCACCGTGGCAGATGCCTGAGGATATTTCGCCGCTGGCCGCGGCGGCTCCGGTGACAGAGACTTCCATTACTAATACAGGAGATGTCTGCAGCAGCTCCAGCTACGGGGGAAATCAAATGTGGTCTGAACTGCTGGATGATCCTCTATTCAATGAAATTGCTTAG